The DNA sequence GTCAATGACTTAATAAAATAAAGTAAAAATAGGAATTTCGTTAAAGAGTTTTGTAAAAATGCTTCATTTCGTAAAGTTTTTTCGTGTTTTAAATGGAATATTGACTTTTCAGAGGGAAAAAGTCTATGATAACCAACAGTTGATGCGCAGAGACAAAAAAAGAAAAGGAGCGGCATATAAAATGTATCATACATATAACCCATACGAGAATGTTGTCAGTGTTATGACAGAAGCAATGGAAAAAGGAAACATTGACAAGACCATGTTTGAAATTATCAAGAACCCACAGAGAGAAACCAAGGTATATCTTCCGGTAGAAATGGATGACGGAACGGTAAAGGTATTTGAAGGCTATCGCGTACAGCATTCCAATATCCGTGGACCATTCAAAGGAGGAATCCGTTATCATCAGGATTGTACATTGGATGAAGTAAAGGCATTGGCAACCTGGATGTCCTTAAAATGTGCAGTTGCCAATATTCCATATGGTGGTGCAAAGGGAGGAATCAAGGTAGACCCGCATACGCTTTCTAAGAGAGAACTTTGTAAGCTTACCAGACGTTATACTTTTGCCATTGCTCCAATCATCGGAGCAGATACCGATATTCCCGCACCGGATGTAAACACGAATGCACAGACGATGGCGTGGGTATTAGATACTTATAGTCAGTTAAATGGAAAGCCTTGCCCGGGTGTAGTAACAGGAAAGCCAATCGAGTTGGGCGGTTCCAGAGGAAGAAAATCTGCAACCGGACGTGGTGTTGTCATTAGTACGAAACTATTGCTGTCACTGGAAGGAAAGAAACTGGAAGGAACAAAAGTAGCTATTCAGGGAATGGGAAATGTAGGAAGCAATGCTGCAAGAATATTTTTCCATCGTGGGGTGAAAATTGTTGCACTTAGCGATGTGTCAGGTGGAATCTACTGCGAATCCGGTCTTAATGCAGATGAAGTTTCTGAATTTCTGGAAAAAGGAAATCTATTAAAGGATTATGAAAAAGAGGGGGTAAGCCATATTACCAATGAAGAACTATTAGAAACAGAGTGTGACGTATTGGTGCCGGCAGCATTAGAAAATCAGATTACAGAAGATAATGCAGAAAAATTGCGTTGTTCTTATATTGTAGAGGCTGCCAATGGTCCTACTACCAGAGAGGCAGACGAGATTCTGGACAAGAGAGGGATTCCGGTAGTGCCGGATATTTTTGCTAACAGCGGTGGAGTTATCGTATCCTATTTTGAGTGGGTACAGAATATTCAGGAACTGACATGGGAAAGAAACAGAGTAAATGAGATGTTAGAAGACCTGATGTCAAAATCTTTTGGAGAAATCATGGGTGTGTCAAAAGAATGCGATTGTACGCTTCGCATGGCAGCTTATATTGTGGCACTTAGAAAGTTGATTTATGCCGAAGAAATAAAGGGATTGTTCCCGTAAAATAGATTCTAAAGAAAAACCTCCTGCATATACTGTAAACAGTAGAACAGGAGGTTATTTTATGGAAAATATCAGTGCCGGTACATATAATATCTATAAGGATATCAGTGCAAGAACACATGGAGATATTTATATTGGGGTAGTGGGACCTGTGCGGACCGGAAAATCTACCTTTATCAAACGTTTTATGGATATTATGGTATTGCCGGAAATGGAAGACGAGAATGACAGAGAGCGGGCGACAGATGAATTGCCTCAGTCTGCCCAGGGAAAGACCATTATGACAACGGAGCCTAAGTTTGTACCGAAAGAGGCAGCTCGTATTCAGTTGGCAGAGGATTTAGAAGTAAAGGTAAGATTGATTGACTGTGTAGGATTTATGGTGGAAGGTGCAACGGGACATCAGGAAGATGGAAGTGAGCGCATGGTGAGAACACCATGGTTTGACTATGAGATTCCATTTACACAGGCGGCAGAAATTGGTACGCAAAAGGTAATCAAGGAACATTCCAATATTGGAATTGTGGTAACTACAGATGGAAGTATTACAGAGCTTCCCAGAGAAAGTTATATTCCGGCAGAGGAAAAAACAGTGGGACAACTGAAAAAGATGGGAAAGCCTTTTATCGTATTGTTAAATACGCAAAAACCATATAGTCCGGAAAGTCAGAAATTGTCTGAAGAACTGATGCAAAAGTATGGAGTGACAGTACTGCCGGTTAACTGTGAGCAGCTTCGTAAAGATGATATTTATCGGATATTGGAAAGTATTCTTTATGAATTTCCGATTGAACGAGTGGAATTCTATATGCCGAAGTGGGTAGAGATGTTGGAGAATTCTCATAAGATAAAGGAAAATGTCATTGAAAATGCTAAAAGTATATTAAATCAGTTCAATTATGCCAGAGATGCCAGAAACATTGAATTGACGCCGCAGGGAGAGTATGTAAAAAAAATCAAGTTAGATAAAATGGAGTTGTCAAAGGGAAGCGTCCAGATTATTTTTGATATTGATGAAAAATATTACTATGAGAATATGAGTGAGTTGACCGGAGTGCCAATTCAGGGAGAATATCAGCTCATTTCTATGATAAAGGAATTATCGGGAATGAAACGGGAGTATGATAAGGTGGCGAGTGCCATGGAAGCAGTAAAGCAAAAAGGGTATGGAGTGGTAACACCACAGCTTTCTGATATTCAAATCGAAGAACCGGTGCTTATTAAGCATGGAAATAAATTTGGAGTGAAAATTAAGGCGCAGTCTCCATCGATTCATATGATTAAAGCAAATGTAGAAACGGAGATAGCACCGATTATCGGAAGTGAAGAACAGGCGCAGGATTTGATTGGATACATTAAGACTTCAAGAGACCAGGAAGAGGGCCTGTGGCAGACGAATATTTTTGGGAAATCCATTGGGGAACTGGTGGAGGATGGAATCCGAAGCAAGATTACCATGATGGATGATGAAAGTCAGTTAAAGCTTCAAGATACTATGCAGAAAATTGTAAATGACAGTAACGGTGGTCTGGTGTGCATTATTATATAAGCTGATTTAAAAAGTCGGAAAATGAGAAAATATCGTTTTCCGACTTTTATTTGTGTACAAGGCAAAAAAAATTTAGTATAATATGCCTATGAAGATAACATATATTCATCATAGCGCATTTTGTGTAGAAGTGAACAGAAAAGTATTGGTATTCGACTATTATGACGGGAAAAGTTCCGGAGATTGTATTTATGATGGCAGTATGCCGCAATTCCCGGAGGATACGGAAATGTATGTATTTTCCAGTCATGGGCACAGAGACCATTTTGATATGGAAGTGCTAAAGTGGAGTTACCGGTACAAAAATAT is a window from the Roseburia sp. 499 genome containing:
- a CDS encoding Glu/Leu/Phe/Val family dehydrogenase, with the protein product MYHTYNPYENVVSVMTEAMEKGNIDKTMFEIIKNPQRETKVYLPVEMDDGTVKVFEGYRVQHSNIRGPFKGGIRYHQDCTLDEVKALATWMSLKCAVANIPYGGAKGGIKVDPHTLSKRELCKLTRRYTFAIAPIIGADTDIPAPDVNTNAQTMAWVLDTYSQLNGKPCPGVVTGKPIELGGSRGRKSATGRGVVISTKLLLSLEGKKLEGTKVAIQGMGNVGSNAARIFFHRGVKIVALSDVSGGIYCESGLNADEVSEFLEKGNLLKDYEKEGVSHITNEELLETECDVLVPAALENQITEDNAEKLRCSYIVEAANGPTTREADEILDKRGIPVVPDIFANSGGVIVSYFEWVQNIQELTWERNRVNEMLEDLMSKSFGEIMGVSKECDCTLRMAAYIVALRKLIYAEEIKGLFP
- the spoIVA gene encoding stage IV sporulation protein A, which translates into the protein MENISAGTYNIYKDISARTHGDIYIGVVGPVRTGKSTFIKRFMDIMVLPEMEDENDRERATDELPQSAQGKTIMTTEPKFVPKEAARIQLAEDLEVKVRLIDCVGFMVEGATGHQEDGSERMVRTPWFDYEIPFTQAAEIGTQKVIKEHSNIGIVVTTDGSITELPRESYIPAEEKTVGQLKKMGKPFIVLLNTQKPYSPESQKLSEELMQKYGVTVLPVNCEQLRKDDIYRILESILYEFPIERVEFYMPKWVEMLENSHKIKENVIENAKSILNQFNYARDARNIELTPQGEYVKKIKLDKMELSKGSVQIIFDIDEKYYYENMSELTGVPIQGEYQLISMIKELSGMKREYDKVASAMEAVKQKGYGVVTPQLSDIQIEEPVLIKHGNKFGVKIKAQSPSIHMIKANVETEIAPIIGSEEQAQDLIGYIKTSRDQEEGLWQTNIFGKSIGELVEDGIRSKITMMDDESQLKLQDTMQKIVNDSNGGLVCIII